In the genome of Primulina tabacum isolate GXHZ01 chromosome 13, ASM2559414v2, whole genome shotgun sequence, the window AAAGAGGAAATAGAAAAAATCATTTCATTTAAAGAAGAATTACAAGACAAAACATGGAAATAATGTGTCAATCAAAAGGAAGAAAGGTCCACAAGCTATAAAGGAATATACTCAAAAGTGGAAAAGTTAGAGAAATTAAAGCAGAACttgaaaattacaaattaaatGAGTGTTGAAATAATTTGTAATTTCAATCAATCCAAGAGTCATGCTAAATTAAGGGTCATGTTCTAGATGGTAAAAAACAAGATATATTAGTCTTGGTATTTTGAATCTTGAATTAATTGTAgtaaaaaattaggtttaatcTGCTCAGAAAATTGGTGATTCTAATTGTATTTATAGGCCATTTTGTAATCTACAAGGTGTAgaaaaaatcaatcaaaaaagTTCGGTTAAAAAAATAGAGCAAAAGCTCCATTCTTCCACAGTGCACGAACAAGGAAAACAAGCTAATCACTAGTGGTTGATAGAGGTATCATTTCTCCAATCATGTGTATAATGTAATAAAACAGTAATTTTTGATTTCATGGGCAAAAACGTGCATTTCATTCACCAAAGACTATTAGAAGAATCAAAACTCGTAAATTCCATCAAGAATTGAAgctaatatatattaataaggCTCAAACAACATCCATGGGCGCGGTGGAAAAGAAACTGCAAAAAATTTAGTCACGCATAATCAGAAGAGATGCAGTGTGATTAACCTCCGTTATAAAAAAAGGGTAACAAGCGCAAATATTGCTGAACCCAATCACCAATTCTGACCATCGAAGAGAGAACAAATAAACGCAATCAACAAGCAAGAACTAACCCAACTCGATCCATGAAAAAGAACACAAAACAATAGAAAAATTATGTACTTAGTATTACCGGCGACAGTAACGAGGGAATGAAATTATCTGTAAATGAAATTACCAGCTTCGCAAACAACCATAACCACGAAGCAAAGGCTATAAAAAATTAAAGCTATTATCTATTAATGTGGCCTAAACAACATGATCCATATGCCATAGAACGAAAGGGAAACAACAAAAATCTGAGGCATTCATTATCAGACGAGATGCAACCTCATTGTGAAAAATAGGGTAACAAGCTCATATATGGGAGAACCCAATCACCAATTCTGACCATGAAAGAGCAAGAAACCGATTCGATAAATGGAAAGAAcacaaaaataaattagaatttatTACCCGCGACAGTAACGAGGGAATCATCATCCTTGGACCTAACCTGATCAAAATTTGTGGAAATCATTAATTGTTCTTGCAACTTTCTACACAGTGCGCATGCCATGTGTACCACCCTAACGCCAACATTCAACTCTCTCGAATATTTCTCATTCTCCATTTTTAACCTAAATTTAAAGTTTTggattatgatttgatatgaagaCGAAATTGATACAATCTGAGATGCCCAATTTCTCCACTTCCTTTAGCATTTGCTACATAGAGAGCATTGCGTGAACCTGTACGCAAATCGGGGACCGATGCATCcgatctctctctctctcttctttttcttttttccttctcTTTACTCTCTCTGCAATTTCTCTGTCGTAATTTTTCGATTTAGTTTTCGTTTTCTAATTGTTTAAGTTCTTATGTCAACGACTAAGAAATAAGCGTACtactatataataatttttctatttaGTCAAACAAATAATAACGGTCTGGGGTGGGTAAAAAAAAAACCACACCAACTAATGTTCCATACTTGAACTAGACCtaacacaaaaacttatgtgagacgatctcacgggtcgtatttgtgagacggatcactTATTCGGGTCATTcacaaaagtattactttttgtgctaagagtattactttttgttgtgaatatcggtagggttgactcgtctcataaataaagatccgtgagatcgCCTCACAAGAAACTTACTCTAGACCCAATTCGTTCATGAATTATGAAATCAAGTAAAGAGTAACTCGAGATATTTGGAAGAGAGACTAAATTGAGAACATGTGATAAAATTGAGGACTaaataagaaattaatattgattcatgtgCTTACTTTACGAAAGATTGTAATTTCTTAATTTTGGTGATAACAAACACGACtgattattataaaatttagttGTCAATTTATGCATTTACATGTGTCAAGCCGGAGTTCAAGAAGCCTACCCACATTGCCTTCAAGAACCGGATTCTTCAAAACTTGATCATTTCAATAAGATAATATTTCTAAGCAGATTTTTAGAGCTGGACTATTTAAGAATCAAACTGGGCATTCTCATATCCCAACCAAACAATGCAAGACTTAATGCATTTGGTCTTCGAGCTGGACTTCACAAAGTTCAAAGAAATCGTGTATATCAGCTCGTTTATATTAAAAGATCTTTTtataataagaaaataatatttcactttcttattttgagagaatataattaatttacttGATGATATAGagttgcataaaaataattaaatagtcttattttttatttctggaTAAAGCAAATAATCATATATCTagttatattttataattataacaTGAATTCCTACCAACCGTAATAAATATTATCCAAACCCGTTGAAATTttccatgagttcatcaatgcAATGAAGGACATCAGAATAAATTTGCACGTGGAACTTTTCCACTCATACACGATTGCGTTGTAATAAAACCTAACGATAATGTTGAGTCGAGTTGTTAaagaatatttttgaaataatataataaaaaatcaatatatcaaaagtcttgtttttaattaataatatatattgatattgaatttatgatttttaaaattttatttgaaatccAATAAAAGGTAACATGATTGTAAacttaattaacattaattttaattaacttaatttattgatttaattaaattatataaacataattaaGGAAAGAATTTAGCATGTAACTAATTGTTTCATTAGTCAACCTTTTCCTCTCAAAATCTTGTTTTTTAAATGAAATCTCAAGTGTTAAGTGTGAGATTATACAATTACGCCGCAATTATCCACAAGACTTAGACCTAATTTAATCTTAAAAGCTAGCTCAAAGAGATATATATCACATCCTCTTAGGTCAATGAATGAACAACTGGAACGtgaaaatattaatatcaaaAGTTAACTCGAGATGAGAGGATTGTCCAAGTTCATATATACAACTACCAGAAATTTTATCTATCGATGTACAACAAGTAACGTATCCAAACCAAGAGAGATTCAATCTATCTTACAATGTTTACACGTTCCATGGGAAATGGCTTAGCACTCCAATGATCAACACTGGAATTCGTCTAGGTTTCTTTTGGAAAACGAAATTCTCAATTCTTGTAGTTCCATTGAGGGGTCCATTGAGGGCACTTTGGACTGAAATAGCAGGACATAACCCTGGTGTCCAACAGCTCAATGATCGGCTCCGATTTCACACACCGAGGTGTTTTGTACTGATTATTAGAAGCCCCGAGGCTAATGGCATAGTCCATGATCTTGTCGAAGGTTCCAGCTTCCACGATTCTGATCTCAAGAGGACTAATTGTCTTGGAATTGCGGTGCTGTCGATACATGCTGGCGAAGGATTCTTCGATGGTGAAGCAACAATCTTGAAAAACTGTTGGAGGAACCGGGTTAGATAATTCATTTTGGCTGAGCTCCCAGTACAGCACATAGTGGCCTGGAACTTGAGTGGTGTCAGCATAGCTTGTGTAGTCTGCGACACATATGTTGAACGGGATCAAATTACTTGCTGCTTTTTTCACTGCATTTTGGAGTTCAGCCTCATCAGTCTTATCAGAATCAATGCTCAATAGAACGTTTTTTCGGCACACGAAGTTAAATTGAGGGGCATTGTTCTTGAATCCAGCCACACGAAGCACATCTCCAACCCGGTACCTGTACAGCCCTGCACAAAATttgtaatattaaaaaaaaaagtctaACCCATTAGGGATGGCAATTGCTCAATTTTGGATAGGATTTCATATCCACGTCTTCGTCCTCATTAATTATATTCATCCACATTTCGGAATGTGAcaaaaataaatcaattttaCATTAATGATTTTCTTCATTTCATCtcaaaaaaacatattagaatCAAACATCATAtccaaaaaattatattatatatatcggGTATTCGGGTAGCCATACTCGAACATCGTCATACCCGAATACTCTAAAAAAATATTCACAATATCCTCATCTATTCGGGTTAGGTATTTGGATTTACCATCTTGACTTTGGAGGAAATTGCTAAAATCCATTGATTtgtaacaaatatatatatatatatatatatatatatatatatacgtaaaTTGTTTTTATAAAACTGAAGATAGATGAAGCAAATTTACCAGCATAAGTGGTAACCACCACCTCATACTCATGTCCAAGTTTAACATTAACTAAATCAACCAATTCTTGTTGTTCCTCTCCATCAAGAGATTTCGGCACGGAAGTGGAATCAGTGACTTCATCGCGGCCGCCATTGTTTTCATTTACGGGCAAGAACTCGAAATAAGCCATGGTGGGGATGAAGGTGTAGGATACGTCACTAGGCTTGCTAAGAGGGTTAAGGTTGATGCCGAAATAACATTCCGAAGAACCATACAAAGTGGAGACTAGGGGTAAACCATTGCCATAGTAATCAATAGTAGGTACATATTGTGACATGGTGCCGGTCACAATAACGCTTATATACATGGTATTTGGCCACAGTCTAGGGATGATACCCTGCCAAGAATCCTTCCTACACTCCGATTCGATTAAATCTGCGAGCTCCGGATCGGGTCTGAGGATCCTCATCACTGCCTCCCTCACTAACGGATCGGTGATCAATGAATTAACACTTCCGGTTCTGATATCATTACAAAGAAGGGACCAATGTTCTTCCAAGAACCGGATAGCACGAATGAAACCAGCGGCGAAAATTGCCCCGGCCCGCAGGACTTGTTTGTTCTGGCACAGACCACAAAGCATTTGGGAATACACGCTTTGGAAGTAGTCTTCACAGAGAAAAGAGTCCCTTGGGCTGGTAAAGGGATTGTCCGGTCCGTCCTTGAGATCAGAGTTTCGTAATAAACTCGTTATGGCTTGGCGAGCCAGCAGCCCACTTGGGGTCTTAGATTCCGATGCTACAAACAAGAAATTCATCGCTTTGCCTCTGTCTATGCCGGGAAAGCATTGGGTCATCACAGGCGTCGAAAGGTTGTTAAATGATTCCCTCCTCCGCAGCTCTTCCCCAGTCATAGGCACCAATTTTCTCTCACCGCCAGATGTCCCGGAACTACATATTTTAGAAAATAGAGACCCATTTTCAtgtggaaaaagaaaaggagaaaaaaaattcatctCAAAGCAAATACAAAAGGGAAATTACCCACATATGAGACAACGTTATCAAATTTACACAGtataagaaataaaaaaatgcaGCTTGAGatactatattgttttcaaaatttagaaaaaaaaaacgaaacaaAACTCAAACCTTGTCAAAAACTCAGAGATGGGTTCGCAGCAAAGAATGGGAGACGAGTCGCCATTGGCGATGCGTTTGATATCAGGCTGAATGTCCTCGTAGGAGATAACTGGTACAACTTTTTTGAAAGCCTCTGTGTCAGTATGGCCGTCGAGCCCATGTCTCTTCAAGTACTCTACGTTAGAATTTCTCGACAGGATTTCAGCAAGAACTCTTGTTTGAATCTCATCAGCGTTTTCGGTCACCTTCTCGATGAACTCCATCTTTCTCTCGTTGATTTCTGTGAACGGTGATGCTCTGAGAGGACAAATATATGGAGAGAAAGAGAAGTCGTACGTCTGTCAGTCTGTTGAACGAGAGATACATCGCGGAGGACGCAGCAGGTGGAGGATTGGACTTTGGATAACGCTGGCGGTGatacatatattattttaattacgaaTATAACTCTTATGTTTGGTTGTATTTGTCATAGTCCTGCATCAATTCAATTATTgatacaaaattataattttatttttttttatttatatttattaattatttagtttatcttaaattattatttattcgaTATTTTTCTatgttcaaataaaatattctaataACCACAATGTTATATTCGAGTTTAGTATTTGAGAAAATGATTAATGAACAGTTAAAATTATCTTTGAAATCATTTTCGAACCAAACTTAATAATTGTTTAACTGTAAAAATCTTTTTCTCGACCAAATGAAGTTGGActactttaaaatagttttcAAAGTGCAGAACGCTCTAGCTGATCTGGAGAAGACTATAATTTAAGTGACTTAAGTTTTTTTAACAACAAAACCGAAAAGAAATAAAAGAGGAAAATTAAACAACGCACTcgaatttatgaaaatttgaaaGCTTAATTCTTTTATGTCTCATGTTCTTTCCACTTAGAAAAAAactcactaaaagactttgattttataacaatttgtacaaactcacttcaATTTAGAACTTATCTCTTGCTTAAATTGAACTCTTAGTACAACCCAAACAATTACAATTGATAGTAAATAAGTGAATCATCCTATTCAACAGTTCAACAATTCTCCGAGTTAGACTTAAAAGAACGACTTGATAAGTTGTACGAAACTCTAGTGATCCTTAATGATTCGTAAAGACGTGAAAGCGATGGCTAGTGAGCAGTTTGAGAATTTGTCAAGGAAGAGTGCTCGAGATCTTGATAGTTAATGACCTTAAACTTGTTGCAAGTTCTATTCGTTGTTTTCTATATATGCACCTTTGAAAGAACGAGGGCACTCGCTCTTTTTTAGTTAAACTAAACTTCAATGTTCAAATCTTTTGCAATGTTCAACTTTTGCTTTTTTTGATACAAAACGATTTTTCTTTGTCCTTTTTGATTCATCCTACGGTGTATTAAAATCGGCACCTTgccaaatatgaaaaataatacttCTGAAAAGTTGATATGAAAAGAGAAGACTACAACAATCTTTGTCTTATTGGGAGACATTCTGATATTCTGATAACATTGTTTCATGTGCACGATTGGTCAAAAAGATATTCTGATAGTAACGAGATGGTAGGTGGAGTAGCAAATATGACAACACATTCGATAAAATCCCCAGTGGGAAAGATCGACGACACGTCTACCTCCACTTTTTTCATATGATCACATTCGATAAAATTCCATTGCACAAGTATGAAATCAACATGGGTGATGGAGTAGCAAATAAATTGAGGGTTTTTCCATTTTATTTGGAAGATGCTGATAAAGACCGGCTCTGATATCTACCCCTGGATCAATCACCACTTGGAACGTGCTAAAAAACGATTTTCTTGGGAAAATATTTTCTAGCTTTAACGGTAACAAATATTAGGGATTT includes:
- the LOC142522844 gene encoding indole-3-acetic acid-amido synthetase GH3.6-like produces the protein MEFIEKVTENADEIQTRVLAEILSRNSNVEYLKRHGLDGHTDTEAFKKVVPVISYEDIQPDIKRIANGDSSPILCCEPISEFLTSSGTSGGERKLVPMTGEELRRRESFNNLSTPVMTQCFPGIDRGKAMNFLFVASESKTPSGLLARQAITSLLRNSDLKDGPDNPFTSPRDSFLCEDYFQSVYSQMLCGLCQNKQVLRAGAIFAAGFIRAIRFLEEHWSLLCNDIRTGSVNSLITDPLVREAVMRILRPDPELADLIESECRKDSWQGIIPRLWPNTMYISVIVTGTMSQYVPTIDYYGNGLPLVSTLYGSSECYFGINLNPLSKPSDVSYTFIPTMAYFEFLPVNENNGGRDEVTDSTSVPKSLDGEEQQELVDLVNVKLGHEYEVVVTTYAGLYRYRVGDVLRVAGFKNNAPQFNFVCRKNVLLSIDSDKTDEAELQNAVKKAASNLIPFNICVADYTSYADTTQVPGHYVLYWELSQNELSNPVPPTVFQDCCFTIEESFASMYRQHRNSKTISPLEIRIVEAGTFDKIMDYAISLGASNNQYKTPRCVKSEPIIELLDTRVMSCYFSPKCPQWTPQWNYKN